Proteins from a single region of Macrotis lagotis isolate mMagLag1 chromosome 2, bilby.v1.9.chrom.fasta, whole genome shotgun sequence:
- the LOC141511912 gene encoding large ribosomal subunit protein eL6-like — protein MGRYSRSSKYFFRAMYKQKYAAPKTRIERKKKNRVHSNISKAVGGDKNGGNRVVKIRKMPSYYPTEDVPRKLLSHGKKPFSQHVRKFHSRITPGTVLILLTGCHRGKSVVFLKQRLVKKRLRKPKHQEGEIFDTEKEKYEITEQRKADQKAADSQLLPKIKKIPQVRGYLRSVFSLSNGVYPHKFVF, from the exons ATGGGCAGATACTCCAGGTCTTCAAAGTATTTCTTCAGAGCCATGTACAAGCAGAAGTATGCTGCACCAAAAACCCggattgaaaggaaaaagaaaaacagggtgCATTCTAATATCTCAAAGGCAGTTGGTGGTGATAAAAATGGAGGAAACCGAGTGGTAAAGATTCGCAAAATGCCCAGTTATTACCCTACTGAAGATGTGCCGAGAAAACTCCTAAGTCATGGCAAAAAACCCTTCAGCCAGCATGTGAGGAAATTTCACTCTCGCATCACCCCAGGCAcagttctgattctgctcactggCTGCCACAGGGGCAAGAGTGTGGTTTTCCTGAAGCAGCGGCTAGTG AAGAAGAGGCTCCGTAAACCCAAACACCAAGAAGGAGAGATTtttgacacagagaaagagaaatatgagattaCAGAGCAGCGCAAGGCTGATCAGAAAGCAGCGGACTCTCAGCTCCTgcccaaaatcaagaaaattcctcAGGTCCGCGGTTACCTGCgttctgtattctctctctccaatGGAGTTTATCCTCACAAATTTGTGTTTTAA